The Pyrus communis chromosome 9, drPyrComm1.1, whole genome shotgun sequence genome has a segment encoding these proteins:
- the LOC137744980 gene encoding E3 ubiquitin-protein ligase SINAT2-like, with product MAIAKSETGSNSMISKTTPGLGGKHGLYSTNGVHELLECPVCTNLMYPPIHQCPNGHTVCSDCKIRVHNCCPTCRYELGDIRCLALEKVAESLELPCRYQSLGCHDIFPYYSKLKHEQHCRFRLYNCPYAGSECSITGDIPTLVAHLKEDHKVDMHDGCTFNHRYVKANPNEVENATWMLTVFNCFGRQFCLHFEAFQLGMAPVYMAFLRFMGDDIEAKKFGYSLEVGANGRKLIWQGIPRSIRDSHRKVRDSQDGLIIQRNLALYFSGGDRQELKLRITGRIWKEE from the exons ATGGCAATCGCAAAGTCAGAGACAGGTAGTAATAGTATGATTAGTAAGACAACCCCTGGTTTGGGTGGAAAGCATGGTCTTTATTCAACCAATGGTGTGCATGAGTTGCTTGAGTGCCCTGTCTGCACGAATTTGATGTACCCTCCTATTCATCAG TGTCCTAATGGCCACACAGTATGTTCTGACTGCAAGATAAGGGTGCACAATTGTTGCCCCACTTGCCGCTATGAGCTTGGCGATATAAGGTGTTTGGCTTTGGAGAAAGTTGCTGAATCATTGGAACTTCCATGCAGATACCAGAGTTTAGGATGTCATGATATTTTTCCTTACTACAGCAAGCTCAAACATGAACAACACTGTCGATTTCGTCTATATAATTGCCCTTATGCTGGATCTGAGTGCTCTATTACAGGTGACATCCCTACTCTCGTTGCTCATCTTAAAGAGGATCACAAGGTTGACATGCATGATGGGTGCACCTTCAACCATAGATATGTTAAAGCGAACCCAAATGAAGTTGAAAATGCAACTTGGATGCTTACt GTCTTCAATTGTTTCGGAAGACAATTCTGTTTGCACTTTGAGGCTTTCCAGTTAGGAATGGCTCCAGTCTACATGGCCTTTTTACGATTCATGGGTGATGATATTGAGGCTAAGAAATTCGGCTATAGTTTGGAAGTTGGTGCAAATGGCCGTAAGCTAATATGGCAGGGGATCCCTAGGAGTATCCGCGACAGTCATAGAAAAGTCCGTGACAGCCAGGATGGACTCATTATTCAGAGGAATCTGGCTCTCTATTTCTCAGGTGGGGATAGGCAAGAACTAAAGTTGAGGATTACTGGCCGTATATGGAAAGAAGAATGA
- the LOC137744528 gene encoding thioredoxin-like 3-1, chloroplastic: MGGWADGELLREPNIERELKCQAFWGTDTSRHTVVEMEAINDCDQLDQILSTGEILAHFFPLSIDRMASWCRKCIYLKPKLEKLAAEYDTKVKFYYVDVNKVPQALVKRGNISKMPTIQVWKDGEFKVEVIGGHKAWLVLEEVREMLQPSNSIYCGSQLKAQNQNRTI; encoded by the exons ATGGGTGGTTGGGCAGACGGAGAACTTTTG AGAGAGCCAAATATTGAAAGAGAGTTGAAATGCCAG gccttttggggtacgGATACCTCGAGACACACTGTTGTGGAGATGGAAGCAATCAACGACTGTGATCAGCTTGACCAGATACTCAGCACAGGAGAGATCCTAGCCCATT TTTTCCCTCTATCAATTGACAGGATGGCATCTTGGTGCCGCAAATGCATATATTTGAAGCCTAAATTGGAGAAGTTGGCTGCTGAATATGACACCAA GGTTAAATTCTACTACGTTGATGTCAACAAAGTACCTCAAGCTCTAGTAAAGCGGGGAAACATCTCT AAAATGCCAACAATTCAG GTATGGAAAGATGGAGAGTTTAAAGTCGAAGTGATTGGAGGGCATAAAGCATGGCTTGTGCTTGAAGAAGTGAGAGAAATGCTCCAACCGTCCAATTCGATTTATTGTGGATCACAACTTAAAGctcaaaaccaaaaccgaacaATTTAG
- the LOC137744902 gene encoding thioredoxin-like 3-1, chloroplastic, whose translation MSVLAANSHVLCSREVHHREQQPQFWSNGGGFLLLPKASGLGFLNRNRDGNRTLKMDLKVEAFWGTDTSRPTVVEMEAINDCDQLDQILSQAQERSQPIVIDWMASWCRKCIYLKPKLEKLAAEYDTKVKFYYVDVNKVPQALVKRGNISKMPTIQVWKDGEFKAEVIGGHKAWLVLEEVREMLQNFV comes from the exons ATGTCTGTTTTGGCAGCCAATTCTCACGTCCTGTGTAGCAGAGAAGTCCATCACAGAGAGCAACAGCCACAGTTCTGGAGCAACGGCGGCGGTTTCTTGCTGTTGCCAAAAGCTTCCGGATTAGGGTTTTTGAACAGAAACAGAGATGGGAACAGGACGTTGAAGATGGACTTGAAAGTTGAGGCCTTTTGGGGCACGGATACCTCGAGACCCACTGTTGTGGAGATGGAAGCAATCAACGACTGTGATCAGCTTGACCAGATTCTCAGCCAGGCACAGGAGAGATCCCAGCCCATTGTCATTGattg GATGGCATCTTGGTGCCGCAAATGCATATATTTGAAGCCTAAATTGGAGAAGTTGGCTGCTGAATATGACACCAA GGTCAAATTCTACTACGTTGATGTCAACAAAGTACCTCAAGCTCTAGTAAAGCGGGGAAACATCTCT AAAATGCCAACAATTCAG GTATGGAAAGATGGAGAGTTTAAAGCCGAAGTGATTGGGGGACATAAAGCATGGCTTGTGCTTGAAGAAGTGAGAGAAATGCTCCAAAACTTTGTGTGA
- the LOC137744901 gene encoding uncharacterized protein, with amino-acid sequence MAKYGEGDKRWIVEDRPDGANVHNWHWAETDCLGWSRDLLAKLLNNLTILDGEGNLHLKTKTVDKVDGEAYVNVRKGKIIPGYEISLNLSWEGEAKDGDGKSLLKVDGVVEIPYISDENADEDPEVKISVKDEGPVGRRIKEAMVAKGKPLILEKVRVYVESMAKGGPAKEEIEVKKIAPKSNSTAAVAAAAAKEVAVEKEEAKKESKKGFKTISLTEKFSCRAKDMFEILMDDNRWKGFTQSNAKISKEVGGPISIFDGSVTGSNLELQNGSLIVQKWRFGSWPDGIDSTVRLTLEEPEPGLTVVKLTHTNVPEEDRYGNATVVENTERGWRDLIFQRIRAVFGFGI; translated from the exons ATGGCGAAGTACGGCGAGGGCGACAAGCGGTGGATCGTGGAGGACAGGCCCGACGGAGCCAACGTCCACAACTGGCACTGGGCGGAGACCGACTGCCTTGGCTGGTCACGTGACCTCCTTGCTAAGCTCCTCAACAACCTCACCATCCTCGATGGCGAAGGCAACCTCCACCTCAAGACCAAGACCGTCGACAAGGTCGACGGCGAGGCCTACGTCAACGTCCGGAAGGGGAAGATCATCCCGGGATACGAAATCAGCCTCAATCTGTCGTGGGAGGGGGAGGCGAAGGACGGCGACGGGAAATCGCTGCTGAAGGTCGACGGAGTTGTGGAGATTCCTTATATTTCAGACGAGAACGCCGACGAGGACCCGGAGGTTAAGATTTCGGTGAAGGATGAGGGGCCGGTTGGGAGGAGGATTAAGGAGGCGATGGTGGCGAAGGGGAAGCCTTTGATTTTGGAAAAGGTTAGGGTCTATGTGGAGAGTATGGCGAAGGGCGGGCCTGCGAAGGAGGAAATTGAGGTTAAGAAGATTGCGCCGAAGAGTAATTCGACGGCGGCGGTGGCTGCGGCGGCAGCGAAGGAGGTAGCTGTGGAGAAAGAGGAGGCGAAGAAGGAGAGCAAGAAAGGGTTTAAGACGATTAGTTTGACAGAGAAGTTCAGTTGCAGGGCGAAAGATATGTTTGAGATTTTGATGGATGACAATAGGTGGAAGGGTTTTACGCAGAGCAATGCGAAGATAAGCAAGGAGGTTGGAGGGCCGATCAGTATTTTTGATGGGTCGGTGACCGGTTCGAATTTGGAGTTGCAGAATGGGAGTTTGATTGTGCAGAAGTGGAGATTTGGGAGCTGGCCTGATGGGATTGATTCGACG GTGAGGCTTACACTTGAAGAACCTGAACCTGGTCTCACTGTTGTTAAGCTAACACATACGAATGTTCCTGAGGAAGACAG ATATGGGAATGCGACTGTGGTGGAGAATACGGAGAGAGGATGGCGGGATCTAATCTTCCAGCGGATAAGGGcagtttttggttttggcatttAA